In Cryptomeria japonica chromosome 10, Sugi_1.0, whole genome shotgun sequence, a genomic segment contains:
- the LOC131076746 gene encoding phosphatidylinositol 4-kinase gamma 5 — protein sequence MIVKKSFCLPSRQGTILVESCCGSQVQVQGKLILPNMPSQIDCPIQTRMAVAVGEEVANKKYHGLQDATGKATSRRRVFVQTDTGSVLGIELDRADNAHTVKKKLQLALNVPTEETALTFGDLVLKNDLSVVRNDAPLRLTRGDIHRSSSTPCLSPRIDNLQYRDRSGPLEIVGGSSGHSEIKKLIKQAVRAVESGVDPIPVQRGLGGAYYFRDILGKSIAIVKPTDEEPFAPNNPKGFVGKILGQPGLKRSIRVGETGVREVAAYLLDHDGFAKVPPTVLVKISHSVFHLNNGMTASKIVNGKQSISKIASFQQYVEHDFDANDHGTSSFSVAAVHRIGILDIRVLNTDRHAGNILVKTYDTDFLKYSQMGGAVELIPIDHGLCLPETLEDPYFEWLHWPQASIPFSEAELEYISRLDALKEADMLRTELPMMRESSLRILILCTIFLKTAAAAGLCLAEIGGIMGREIYDVEEEASELEVVCLQAKIETDQQISAANSELVEDLSEGFYEEEHSADQSQIDFHRKENLMYQLQFDLEDGNDFQNGTVLTNNKNDDVCLNFGERHDTQGSGKKKLNMPQGTGLSLLLPQSSFPSPQKNGLQFHSALNSFCAIHALSPRISNEVPGLPLPLNFSSPKPHKGWPLAKLEEVPIEEEETQELFPEDKLENSIMKKQSPVSNRQFIMPKSKTFFQRNQRCTTYIGARKGFARKDVSPSKTMQSEPEPGMMIPNTIKFSDMSKEEWTLFIDNFQKLLPGAIASRKQGTVNHKQRLGASCQF from the coding sequence ATGATTGTTAAGAAATCATTTTGTCTTCCAAGCAGGCAAGGTACCATTCTGGTGGAATCTTGCTGTGGAAGCCAAGTACAGGTCCAAGGAAAGCTTATACTtcccaacatgccttctcagaTTGATTGTCCTATACAAACACGGATGGCTGTTGCTGTTGGGGAGGAGGTTGCGAACAAGAAATATCATGGCCTCCAAGATGCTACAGGAAAAGCTACCAGTAGGCGGCGTGTATTTGTCCAGACAGATACTGGAAGTGTGCTGGGTATTGAGTTGGATAGGGCAGACAATGCACATACTGTAAAAAAGAAATTGCAGTTGGCATTGAATGTACCCACCGAAGAGACTGCTCTTACCTTTGGTGACTTGGTGCTGAAGAACGATCTAAGCGTGGTCAGAAATGATGCTCCCCTTCGTCTCACCAGAGGAGACATCCACAGAAGCTCTTCTACGCCTTGTCTCTCTCCCAGAATTGATAATCTGCAATATAGAGATAGGAGTGGACCATTGGAGATTGTTGGTGGTTCAAGTGGCCATTCCGAGATAAAGAAATTGATAAAACAAGCGGTCAGGGCAGTTGAAAGTGGTGTAGATCCCATCCCTGTTCAACGAGGGCTCGGTGGAGCATACTATTTCCGTGATATTCTAGGTAAAAGCATAGCTATTGTAAAACCTACAGATGAAGAGCCCTTTGCACCTAATAATCCCAAGGGTTTTGTTGGAAAGATTCTGGGGCAACCTGGATTGAAGAGATCAATAAGGGTGGGAGAAACAGGTGTCCGAGAAGTCGCCGCTTATCTTCTAGATCACGATGGATTTGCAAAGGTGCCTCCAACAGTGCTTGTTAAAATTTCACATTCAGTTTTTCATCTTAACAATGGTATGACTGCAAGCAAAATCGTAAACGGTAAACAAAGCATTAGTAAGATTGCTTCATTTCAGCAGTATGTTGAACATGATTTTGATGCCAATGACCATGGGACATCCAGTTTCTCTGTTGCTGCGGTTCATAGGATTGGAATTCTAGATATAAGAGTATTAAATACCGACAGACATGCAGGCAACATTCTTGTGAAAACTTATGACACAGATTTTCTCAAGTATAGTCAAATGGGTGGTGCAGTTGAGCTTATACCTATAGACCATGGCCTATGCCTTCCAGAAACATTGGAGGATCCTTATTTTGAATGGCTTCATTGGCCTCAGGCCTCTATACCGTTTTCAGAGGCTGAATTAGAATATATAAGCCGACTTGATGCGTTGAAGGAAGCCGATATGCTGAGAACAGAGTTACCTATGATGAGGGAGTCTTCTTTAAGAATTCTCATACTGTGCACTATTTTCCTAAAAACTGCTGCTGCTGCTGGATTGTGTCTTGCAGAAATTGGTGGAATAATGGGTCGAGAGATTTATGACGTAGAAGAGGAAGCAAGTGAGTTGGAAGTAGTTTGTTTGCAAGCTAAGATTGAGACTGATCAACAAATCTCCGCTGCAAATAGTGAGTTAGTGGAGGATTTATCTGAAGGGTTCTATGAAGAAGAGCATTCGGCAGATCAATCACAGATTGATTTCCATAGGAAGGAAAATTTGATGTATCAATTGCAGTTCGATTTGGAGGATGGAAATGATTTTCAGAATGGGACAGTCTTGACAAATAATAAAAATGATGATGTATGCTTGAACTTTGGGGAAAGGCATGATACCCAGGGATCAGGTAAAAAGAAACTAAACATGCCTCAAGGTACCGGGCTCTCATTGTTGCTCCCTCAATCTTCTTTCCCAAGTCCCCAAAAAAATGGGTTGCAGTTCCATTCAGCTTTGAATTCATTCTGTGCCATCCATGCTTTATCACCCAGAATCTCTAATGAAGTCCCTGGATTGCCACTTCCATTGAATTTCTCGTCTCCTAAACCCCACAAAGGCTGGCCGCTGGCAAAATTGGAAGAGGTTCCTATAGAAGAGGAAGAGACGCAGGAATTGTTTCCTGAGGACAAACTTGAAAATAGTATTATGAAGAAACAGAGCCCTGTATCAAATAGGCAGTTTATAATGCCTAAGAGTAAAACATTTTTCCAACGAAATCAGCGTTGCACTACCTACATAGGTGCAAGGAAGGGGTTTGCAAGGAAAGATGTATCACCCTCAAAAACCATGCAAAGTGAGCCTGAGCCAGGTATGATGATCCCAAATACCATAAAATTTTCAGACATGAGCAAGGAGGAGTGGACCTTATTCATTGATAACTTTCAGAAACTCTTGCCGGGTGCAATTGCATCTAGAAAGCAGGGTACAGTGAACCACAAGCAGAGACTTGGGGCTTCATGCCAGTTTTGA